The following are from one region of the Corylus avellana chromosome ca1, CavTom2PMs-1.0 genome:
- the LOC132167531 gene encoding uncharacterized protein LOC132167531: protein MQPHDDPLVVTVMVANHMIHRILVDNGSSADVLYWPIFKQMGIDRDRIKPFGSPLIGFAGEQVQPIGLISLHVTTWMAPKQKTVMVDFLVVDRPGAYNAIIGHPALNKLKAKASDPSPIVIDTVGGKGKNEPKGEPVEPLEDVVVGKGRILKIGTQISPRVQDGLITFLLRNLEVFVWTHDDMPGISPEDILHQLNVDPSVKLVKRKRRKFAPEQTMAIAEEVEKLLKAHFIEEVYYPDWLANVVLVKKSNEKWRMHVDFTDLNKACPKDNFPLPRNDALVDSTAGYDLLSFMDAFSSYNQIYMHPEDREKTAFITDRGMYYYKVMHFGLKNAGATYQRLVNKMFRD from the exons ATGCAGCCACATGATGATCCACTAGTAGTAACAGTGATGGTGGCCAACCATATGATCCATCGAATTTTGGTGGATAATGGAAGTTCGGCCGATGTCCTGTATTGGCCGATTTTTAAGCAAATGggtattgatcgtgataggatcaaaccaTTTGGTTCTCCCCTTATCGGATTTGCAGGGGAGCAAGTCCAACCGATTGGCCTTATTTCACTCCATGTAACAACATGGATGGCACCCAAGCAGAAGACTGTAATGGTAGATTTTTTGGTCGTTGACCGACCCGGTGCCTACAATGCTATCATTGGTCATCCTgctttgaataagttgaaggcc AAGGCCTCAGACCCAAGTCCTATTGTAATTGATACAGTAGGTGGTAAAGGCAAGAATGAGCCAAAGGGTGAGCCAGTTGAGCCACTGGAAGACGTGGTGGTTGGTAAAGGTAGAATTTTGAAGATTGGGACACAGATCAGTCCCAGGGTCCAAGACGGTCTCATCACCTTCCTTCTACGAAACCTGGAAGTTTTTGTGTGGACTCATGATGATATGCCAGGAATCAGTCCTGAAGACATTCTCCACCAACTCAATGTGGATCCGAGTGTAAAGCTAGTGAAGCGAAAGAGAAGAAAGTTCGCTCCTGAGCAGACTATGGCTATAGCCGAAGAAGTAGAAAAGCTTCTCAAGGCTCATTTCATTGAGGAAGTTTACTATCCCGATTGGTTAgccaatgtagtattggtcaaAAAGTCCAATGAGAAGTGGAGGATGCACGTGGATTTCACTGACCTCAACAAAGCTTGTCCAAAAGACAACTTTCCATTACCCCGCAACGATGCATTGGTTGACTCGACAGCTGGGTATGACTTACTCAGCTTCATGGACGCTTTCTCTAGCTATAACCAGATATACATGCATCCAGAAGATCGTGAGAAAACTGCATTTATAACTGACCGAGGCATGTACTATTACAAAGTTATGCACTTCGGTTTGAAGAATGCAGGGGCAACATACCAAAGGCTGGTTAACAAAATGTTCCGAGACTAG
- the LOC132167523 gene encoding uncharacterized protein LOC132167523: MIAALTKGQEEEDRAKEDNKKELPATSTSKEGKLQKKVGKKVVPSFPKIKPLRHEDQRFTPLNPGVNEVFMEIRRDLAFRWPNKLWGDPRKRDRTKFCEYHNDHGHLTEDCVTLRQEIETFIRNGRLVRFLAGESNRDAIHQQPLLLDANRDVGRQELRCDRDNDPRVDSRAPRDQGVVGEIHTIFGGIVGGGQSNSARKAYARKMQTEEVLSVQRPSKVAWKDSMILSFSEEDARG; encoded by the coding sequence ATGATTGCGGCTCTAACAAAAGGTCAAGAGGAGGAAGACCGAGCAAAGGAGGACAACAAGAAGGAACTACCCGCAACATCCACTTCGAAAGAAGGAAAGCTCCAAAAGAAAGTGGGTAAGAAGGTTGTACCATCCTTCCCGAAGATAAAACCCTTGCGACACGAAGATCAAAGGTTCACGCCCTTGAATCCTGGTGTCAATGAAGTGTTCATGGAGATTAGAAGGGACCTAGCTTTCAGGTGGCCGAATAAGTTGTGGGGTGATCCGAGGAAGCGAGATCGAACAAAGTTCTGTGAGTATCATAATGATCATGGGCATTTGACGGAAGATTGTGTAACCCTGCGACAGGAAATCGAAACCTTCATTAGAAATGGAAGGCTTGTGAGATTCCTTGCAGGAGAGAGCAATCGAGATGCGATTCACCAACAACCCCTCCTGTTGGATGCGAACCGAGATGTAGGGAGACAAGAGCTGAGATGTGATCGAGACAATGATCCGAGAGTGGATTCGAGAGCACCTCGGGACCAAGGAGTAGTAGGTGAAATCCACACTATTTTTGGAGGAATAGTTGGTGGAGGACAGTCGAACTCAGCCAGGAAGGCTTATGCAAGGAAAATGCAGACTGAAGAGGTCCTCTCAGTGCAAAGACCTTCTAAGGTTGCATGGAAAGACTCAATGATCCTTTCTTTCTCCGAAGAAGATGCCAGGGGGTAA